One segment of Belonocnema kinseyi isolate 2016_QV_RU_SX_M_011 chromosome 7, B_treatae_v1, whole genome shotgun sequence DNA contains the following:
- the LOC117176508 gene encoding uncharacterized protein LOC117176508 — MCNIVHGKLWRKVKEKFGEKIVIPLIIYFDEYETNSSQGSHNGVDKIGATYFMLPTLPPHFQSSLKDIFLTLLFRDSDRKVHGNRAAFRPLLKELKDLEVNGSLFNNVSVYFSCIIITGDNLGIHQICGFVESFSGNHVCRLCMVAKEQLRRRTEEDPALLRKMSDYETGIKKSDVSVTRLKEYCVWNDGFLDSMHDFWEGVCPYDLSAMLLNYLGIKLFSIEDINDRIMAFNYGPVDKGNAVPYLKKEKLKQNRLGFSASETLTFVKYLGLIIGDCIPENDEYWNLYLILRNIGDLLSLRYFNRDCIVLLKTLITEHHEVYIKLFGETLKPKHYLLLHYPTIIYLIGPVRNVWCTRPKAKHEASKVTAHLSNSRVNLPYTLALKHQFQQCYSFICKDSLIHKVEYGHDEVITDKKLANIATFWPLISI, encoded by the coding sequence ATGTGCAATATTGTCCATGGAAAATTATGGCGTAAAGTTAAAgagaaatttggagaaaaaattgtcattcctCTCATAATCTACTTCGATGAATACGAAACAAATAGTTCTCAAGGTTCTCATAATGGGGTTGATAAGATAGGAGCGACATACTTTATGTTACCCACATTACCTCCACATTTTCAATCATCattaaaggacatttttttaactttattattccGCGACAGTGACAGAAAAGTGCATGGAAACAGAGCTGCTTTTAGGCCTCTTTTAAAAGAACTAAAAGATTTAGAAGTAAATGGATCATTATTCAATAATGTAAGCGTTTACTTTTCTTGCATTATCATTACTGGAGATAATTTAGGGATTCATCAAATCTGTGGGTTTGTTGAAAGTTTCTCAGGGAATCATGTATGTCGTTTATGTATGGTTGCAAAAGAGCAACTAAGAAGACGAACTGAAGAGGATCCTGCTTTATTGCGAAAAATGAGCGATTATGAGACAGGCATAAAAAAATCTGACGTTTCCGTAACACGTTTAAAAGAATATTGTGTTTGGAATGACGGTTTTCTTGATTCAATGCACGATTTCTGGGAAGGTGTCTGTCCATACGATTTGAGTGCAATGCTATTAAATTATTTAGGCATTAAACTTTTCTCGATAGAAGATATCAATGATAGAATAATGGCTTTTAATTATGGCCCCGTAGATAAAGGAAATGCGGTCCCAtacttaaagaaagaaaaattaaaacaaaatagactCGGATTTTCAGCTTCGGAAACTTTAACTTTCGTCAAATATCTTGGACTCATAATAGGAGATTGTATTCCAGAGAACGACGAATATTGGAATTTGTACTTAATTCTACGAAATATTGGTGACTTATTAagcttaagatattttaatagggACTGTATTGTACTTTTGAAAACACTGATTACCGAACATCACGAAGTTTACATCAAGCTGTTTGGAGAAACTTTAAAGCCAAAGCATTACCTACTCTTACATTATCCTACGATTATATATCTTATTGGTCCAGTTAGAAATGTTTGGTGTACAAGACCAAAGGCCAAACATGAAGCTTCTAAGGTAACTGCTCATTTATCAAATTCACGTGTTAATTTACCATATACGCTTGCTCTCAAGCACCAATTTCAGCAGTGCTACAGCTTTATATGCAAAGACTCCTTGATTCATAAGGTAGAATATGGACATGATGAAGTAATTACTGATAAGAAATTGGCAAATATAGCCACATTTTGGCCACTGATTTCTATATAA